The Sphingopyxis sp. TUF1 genome segment GGCACCGCCGCCAACCGCGCCGAAATCCGCCGCCTGACCGCATGGTTCGACCAGGATTTCTATTATGAAGTCACCGGACCTTTGCTGTTCGAACGGATGCAGAAGCGTATCGTCCACCGCCAGCCGCCCGACAGCGGTGCGCTGCGCGAGGCGATGAAGGCCGCGAACAACCATCTCGATTATGTCGATTATCTGATCGATCACCGCACCTGGCTCGCCGGCGCGACGATGAGCCTCGCGGACCTGGCCGCTGCGGCGCATATTTCGGTCGCCGACTATCTGGGCGGCATCGATTGGACCGGGCACGAACAGACGAAGGGCTGGTATTCGGGACTGAAGTCGCGGCCGAGCTTCCGGCCGCTGCTGGCCGAGCGGATGGAGATTGTGACGCCGCCAAAATATTATGAGGATGTCGATTTCTAGAGCGATGAGCCATAAATAGACCGCTTGCCCTGAGCTTGTCGAAGGGCCGTTCTTTCTTTCGGGCGCCGTAAGAAGAAGGTCGGTGCTTCGACAAGCTCAGCACGAACGGATTTTGGGGTGATGCTGACTAAACGCGCGCCGCTCTAACCGGGGGCGACGGTGGCTTTATCTATCCGCCCAGCTCGCGGTCATCAGATAGTTAAGCGCCTCGCTCCCGCCGAGCTTGAAACCCCGCGCCGCCGACGGTGCCAGCCCGGTGCGATCGACAACCTCCAGCCCGGTGCCCTCTAGCAGTCCGGCCAGTTCATCGGGTTTCAGAAACTGATCCCAATCGTGCGTCCCGCGCGGCACCGCGCCGACGCGTTCGGCAGCCTCGACGAGCAGCAGCTTCGAGGCGATCGTGCGGTTCGGGGTCGAGAGGATCATCAGGCCGCCGGGCGCAAGACGCGCCGCGAGTTCGGCAACGAACGCCGCGGGATCGGCGACATGTTCGATGACCTCCATCGACGTCACCAGATCGAAGGTCGCCGGCGGCAGCGCGGCCAGTTCACCGGCATGATAGGTAATCGCCAGCCCCTGCCCCGTCGCGTGATCCTTCGCCACGGCAATATTCTCCGCC includes the following:
- a CDS encoding glutathione S-transferase family protein — encoded protein: MWQLYQFPLCPFSRKVRLLLGEKGVGYELVRESPWERRDEFIDLNPAGRTPVMVDQARGQVLIDSMAITEYFEETVEGKAMINGTAANRAEIRRLTAWFDQDFYYEVTGPLLFERMQKRIVHRQPPDSGALREAMKAANNHLDYVDYLIDHRTWLAGATMSLADLAAAAHISVADYLGGIDWTGHEQTKGWYSGLKSRPSFRPLLAERMEIVTPPKYYEDVDF
- the ubiG gene encoding bifunctional 2-polyprenyl-6-hydroxyphenol methylase/3-demethylubiquinol 3-O-methyltransferase UbiG; this translates as MNAATINPHEAAHFGALAADWWDPRGSSAMLHRLNPVRLAYIREQIDGHWHVDARERHPLAGKRALDVGCGAGLLCEPLARMGAAVTGVDAAAENIAVAKDHATGQGLAITYHAGELAALPPATFDLVTSMEVIEHVADPAAFVAELAARLAPGGLMILSTPNRTIASKLLLVEAAERVGAVPRGTHDWDQFLKPDELAGLLEGTGLEVVDRTGLAPSAARGFKLGGSEALNYLMTASWADR